The Prochlorococcus sp. MIT 1300 genome has a window encoding:
- a CDS encoding pentapeptide repeat-containing protein: MNYLNRHVFPLLICYLFLVPLPAFSAMDYAKQVLIETDFSNRDLKGVTFNLTNLRRSSLAGSDLQGASLFGAKLQEADLSNTNLRDATLDSAVLEGTNLTNAILEDAFAFNTHFKDVIITGADFTNVQIRSDELRQLCDAAEGINPITGRETRATLEC, encoded by the coding sequence ATGAACTATCTAAACAGGCATGTCTTTCCCCTACTGATTTGTTACTTATTCCTCGTGCCACTCCCTGCTTTTTCAGCGATGGATTATGCAAAACAAGTACTTATTGAAACAGATTTTTCTAATAGAGACTTAAAGGGTGTCACCTTTAACTTAACAAACCTAAGAAGATCTTCTCTCGCCGGCAGTGACCTCCAAGGTGCAAGCTTGTTCGGAGCGAAACTTCAGGAGGCAGACTTAAGCAATACGAATCTCCGTGACGCTACTTTAGACTCAGCTGTCTTGGAGGGTACAAACTTGACTAACGCTATTTTGGAAGATGCATTTGCATTTAACACACATTTTAAGGATGTAATAATTACAGGAGCAGATTTTACGAATGTTCAGATAAGGTCAGATGAATTGAGGCAACTGTGCGATGCGGCAGAGGGCATCAACCCAATTACCGGAAGAGAAACAAGAGCAACTTTGGAGTGTTAA
- a CDS encoding GMC family oxidoreductase, giving the protein MNNHPFEAVVVGSGATGGIAAMTLAQSGIRTLVIEAGPQLKVEKALGSEPTNTFRRLIGLASGEQKVQAQHPGYWKSNPLLYTNEKFNPYTYPLNKPFMWTQGRQVGGRSLTWGGITLRISDHDLKAPIQDGYGSEWPISYNDLSPHYSFIEKSLLVHGNKDGLDYLPDGEFLNPLPLTESEKIFFEKVQSQLNYQCIHSRGFAHHDSADKNVWPNSSSLGSSLKNALATGKVEILPNKMVDHLIFNKDCTRASGLILVDQTNGKREKLDANLVVLCASTIQTLRILLESKEQNLSNGFIDPSGKLGQCLMDHVSTCRFFSLPNRSLKDKDTQNKEKHILSGAGSFFMPNCSNSEHSLRKNFLRGYGLWGGIERFEPPGCLKRRGDSSIGFLIGHGEVLPRSDNKVTLSHKTDRWGIKAPHIECSWGENEKKMVTHMNKTIEDSVEASGGTISPLKELVKMPFIEPFVDSAIALQTSSPPPGYYIHEVGGAPMGVNEKTSVVDSFNRLWRCPNVLVVDGACWPTSAWQSPTLTMMAITRRACLEAIKPQS; this is encoded by the coding sequence GTGAACAATCATCCCTTTGAAGCAGTTGTAGTCGGCTCAGGAGCTACTGGAGGTATTGCCGCTATGACATTGGCGCAATCTGGAATAAGGACCCTAGTCATCGAAGCAGGGCCTCAATTAAAGGTGGAAAAAGCTTTAGGGTCTGAGCCCACAAATACCTTTAGGAGACTAATTGGACTAGCAAGTGGTGAACAAAAAGTACAAGCGCAACACCCTGGCTACTGGAAATCAAACCCTCTTTTATATACAAATGAAAAATTTAATCCATACACCTATCCACTTAATAAACCTTTTATGTGGACTCAAGGTCGACAAGTAGGAGGAAGAAGCTTGACATGGGGAGGTATTACATTGCGAATTTCTGATCATGATCTAAAAGCACCAATTCAGGATGGGTATGGTTCCGAATGGCCTATTTCCTACAATGATCTATCACCACATTATTCATTTATTGAAAAGTCCCTACTGGTTCATGGAAATAAGGATGGATTAGATTACTTACCAGACGGCGAGTTCCTTAATCCATTACCCTTAACAGAAAGTGAAAAGATCTTTTTTGAAAAGGTTCAAAGCCAACTAAATTACCAATGCATTCATTCCAGAGGGTTTGCACATCACGATTCCGCCGACAAAAATGTATGGCCAAATTCAAGCAGTTTAGGTAGTAGTTTAAAAAATGCTTTAGCAACAGGCAAAGTAGAAATATTACCCAATAAAATGGTAGATCATTTAATATTTAATAAAGATTGTACAAGAGCCAGTGGACTAATACTTGTTGATCAAACTAATGGCAAAAGAGAAAAACTCGATGCCAATCTAGTTGTGCTTTGTGCATCAACAATTCAAACACTAAGGATCCTATTAGAGTCCAAAGAACAAAATTTATCTAATGGCTTTATAGACCCATCTGGCAAGCTAGGACAATGCTTAATGGATCATGTCTCTACTTGTCGATTTTTCTCTCTACCCAACAGAAGTTTAAAAGACAAAGATACACAAAATAAAGAGAAGCATATCCTTTCAGGAGCTGGTAGCTTTTTTATGCCTAATTGCTCTAATAGTGAACATAGCTTAAGAAAAAATTTTCTTAGAGGATATGGATTGTGGGGTGGAATAGAGAGGTTTGAACCTCCAGGTTGTTTAAAGCGGAGAGGAGATTCCTCAATCGGTTTCTTAATAGGTCATGGGGAGGTTCTTCCAAGAAGTGATAACAAAGTAACTCTCTCTCACAAAACCGATAGATGGGGTATTAAAGCCCCACATATCGAATGTTCTTGGGGTGAGAATGAAAAGAAAATGGTCACTCATATGAACAAAACAATCGAAGACTCAGTTGAAGCTTCTGGTGGAACAATTAGCCCTCTTAAAGAACTAGTAAAGATGCCTTTTATAGAGCCCTTTGTTGATAGCGCAATTGCATTGCAAACAAGCTCGCCGCCACCTGGGTATTACATACACGAAGTAGGAGGCGCTCCTATGGGTGTAAACGAGAAGACTAGTGTCGTTGATTCATTCAATAGATTATGGAGATGTCCAAATGTGCTTGTTGTGGACGGAGCTTGTTGGCCAACTTCAGCCTGGCAAAGCCCAACCCTGACAATGATGGCAATCACTAGACGAGCATGCCTAGAAGCTATTAAACCTCAGTCCTAG
- a CDS encoding DUF2811 domain-containing protein, which produces MDRNQLERCVKENVATRLQDDSSCLSSSSSYVSLETEIPEALYRGMRQFIATNPNWDQYRVMSSALANFLFQNGCEDRVVRECYLNELFTRTEV; this is translated from the coding sequence ATGGACCGAAATCAATTAGAGCGTTGCGTCAAAGAGAACGTTGCTACACGATTGCAGGACGACTCTTCTTGCCTTTCTAGTTCTTCTAGTTACGTCAGTTTGGAAACTGAGATCCCAGAGGCCCTATATCGAGGCATGAGGCAATTTATTGCTACAAACCCAAATTGGGATCAATACAGAGTTATGAGTTCCGCTTTGGCTAATTTCCTTTTCCAGAATGGTTGCGAAGATAGGGTGGTCAGAGAGTGTTATTTAAATGAACTCTTCACTAGGACTGAGGTTTAA
- a CDS encoding sirohydrochlorin chelatase: MVNPLNPELFGKNALDLGILVCGHGSRNRLAVEEFAQLVDGIRKVLPGIPVEYGYLEFARPTLKEGLDRLKSLSVNRVLAIPAMLFAAGHAKNDIPSTLNRYSAENGLTIEYGRELGICNHMIGAAGFRIEQALSPLNSMPLSETLLVVVGRGSSDPDANSNVSKITRMLVEGFGFGWGETVFSGVTFPLVEPGLRHLVKLGFKRIIVFPYFLFSGVLVSRIREHTKKVSAEFPMVEFVSASYLGNQPLVVKTFVERIIDTLEGNTAMNCALCKYRSQVLGFENEVGLVQRSHHSHVEGLDKTCDLCESECTGACDSFYTHDHDHGHTHTHDHDHIVYPHANHPLGPVSKHQSLEAKNKEN, from the coding sequence GTGGTTAACCCGTTGAATCCTGAGCTTTTTGGTAAGAACGCTTTAGATCTGGGCATTCTGGTCTGTGGGCATGGGAGCAGAAATCGTTTGGCTGTAGAGGAATTTGCCCAACTAGTAGATGGTATTCGCAAGGTATTGCCAGGTATACCCGTTGAGTATGGTTACTTAGAGTTTGCTAGACCAACCCTGAAGGAAGGCTTAGATCGTCTTAAGTCCCTTTCAGTTAATAGAGTCCTTGCTATACCCGCAATGCTTTTCGCTGCAGGTCATGCAAAGAATGACATTCCCTCCACTCTTAATAGATATTCAGCCGAAAATGGTCTAACTATTGAATACGGGCGTGAGCTTGGTATATGTAATCACATGATAGGTGCCGCTGGTTTTCGAATCGAGCAGGCCTTATCACCATTAAATTCAATGCCCCTATCAGAAACACTATTAGTAGTAGTTGGTCGTGGTTCTTCAGATCCAGATGCGAATTCAAATGTATCTAAGATAACTAGAATGCTTGTAGAGGGATTTGGCTTTGGCTGGGGTGAAACAGTTTTCTCTGGGGTAACTTTCCCTTTGGTTGAACCTGGCTTACGACACCTTGTTAAACTTGGCTTTAAGAGGATTATTGTCTTTCCATATTTTTTGTTTTCTGGTGTACTAGTTAGCCGGATCCGTGAACATACAAAGAAAGTCTCTGCTGAATTTCCAATGGTTGAATTTGTTTCAGCTTCCTATCTAGGTAATCAACCTTTGGTCGTTAAAACATTTGTGGAAAGAATTATTGACACCTTGGAAGGAAATACCGCTATGAACTGTGCATTATGCAAATACAGATCACAAGTTCTTGGCTTTGAAAATGAAGTTGGACTTGTTCAGAGAAGTCATCATAGTCATGTTGAAGGCTTGGATAAAACCTGCGATCTTTGCGAAAGCGAGTGCACTGGAGCATGTGATTCCTTTTATACCCATGACCATGATCATGGTCACACTCACACCCATGATCATGACCATATTGTTTACCCGCATGCGAACCACCCTTTAGGTCCAGTTAGCAAGCACCAATCTTTAGAGGCGAAAAATAAAGAAAATTAG
- a CDS encoding FAD-binding oxidoreductase produces the protein MSLEPFLVCSGGTTSRCAANGCLTIDMRHGFNEFLLEEGTNNLKMGSSHNMISVLIELAKKGRAFPAGLSGLPGIGYIITGGVSPLSRSQGLAIDQILKLEGFWGNGKRFCLTKPTSNTDKNKKIMWKGLCGAAPFLGVITSLKLETTSIPSIQVIKIRPSTKQLSNLIREAEKWPNTISLQWFWKDRITAYIVILLQSKSRNQQTIEIRKNLLSNYDAQAFFYTGLNSFYSLLQEEQPTQRKVKVHSEVISLLSPGWGTNSEDLTQKIKMLLEKRPHPECSIASQQLGGNTKINCDNLTSFIHREAIWKPWITGSWNAGDASGKKSSLRWVLETWEALEPFCPWIHMAQLHSHLPWHQREIDCAFGDWLPGLKQLKDKCDPNNLMAPL, from the coding sequence TTGTCGCTCGAACCGTTTCTTGTATGTAGTGGAGGCACTACAAGTAGATGTGCTGCTAATGGTTGTTTGACAATAGACATGCGTCATGGCTTCAATGAATTTCTCTTAGAAGAGGGTACAAATAATTTAAAAATGGGCTCTAGTCATAACATGATTAGTGTTTTAATAGAGCTAGCGAAGAAGGGAAGGGCATTTCCTGCAGGTTTATCAGGTTTACCTGGAATTGGTTATATCATTACAGGAGGTGTAAGCCCTCTAAGTAGATCCCAAGGGTTAGCAATAGATCAAATACTTAAATTGGAAGGTTTCTGGGGTAACGGAAAAAGATTTTGCTTAACAAAACCCACTTCAAATACAGATAAAAATAAAAAGATCATGTGGAAAGGACTTTGTGGAGCTGCTCCTTTCCTGGGAGTTATTACATCTCTAAAACTAGAAACGACATCTATTCCATCAATACAAGTTATTAAAATAAGACCTAGCACGAAACAACTATCCAATCTAATAAGGGAAGCAGAGAAATGGCCTAACACTATTAGCTTGCAATGGTTCTGGAAAGATAGAATCACAGCATATATAGTAATTTTATTACAGTCAAAGAGTAGGAACCAACAAACAATTGAAATACGAAAGAATTTGCTTAGTAATTATGATGCACAAGCCTTTTTCTATACAGGATTAAATAGTTTCTATAGCCTACTTCAGGAGGAGCAACCAACACAAAGGAAAGTGAAGGTTCACTCAGAGGTAATAAGTTTACTTTCTCCTGGATGGGGAACTAATTCAGAAGATTTGACTCAAAAAATTAAAATGCTTTTAGAAAAGAGACCCCACCCAGAATGCTCTATTGCATCCCAACAGTTAGGTGGAAACACAAAGATAAATTGCGATAATTTAACATCATTCATTCATCGAGAAGCAATCTGGAAGCCATGGATAACTGGAAGCTGGAATGCCGGAGACGCTAGTGGAAAAAAATCAAGTCTCAGATGGGTACTTGAGACATGGGAAGCTCTAGAGCCTTTTTGCCCATGGATTCATATGGCACAGCTTCATTCGCATCTCCCTTGGCACCAAAGAGAAATTGATTGTGCCTTTGGAGATTGGTTACCTGGGCTTAAGCAACTAAAAGACAAATGCGACCCAAACAACCTAATGGCCCCCCTGTGA
- a CDS encoding SulP family inorganic anion transporter translates to MTKRSKTSLKQDWFGSPRKDILSGLVVAFAMIPEAIAFSGIAGVDPKVGLFGAFCLSITIAFVGGRNAMITSATGSTALLMTGVVVTGDAQGPGVGLSYLIAAGLLTGVFQILWGYLRLAYQMRFVPQAVLSGFVNALALLIFQAQLPQLGIDLLHGEGSGGSILPFSQIPIVWLLVGLGLLIIYGLPKLTRVLPSQLVAIAILTIITVSFDINIPTVQSLGELPEGLPSLSLPFGSIEQGKVPFNMETLGIILPTALAISLVGLMETFLTQDILDDITLTSSDKNTEAKGQGIANLVSSFFGGMAGCALVGQSVMNIENGARTKLSTLFSGLSLLLMILIGKAWLYKIPMAALVAVMIAISISTADLVGLRNIRKIPRSDTAVMLMTFAVTMLTTPHNLALGVLAGVALAGILFSRKVAKVIKVQKHEINQNEITYEVIGQLFFVSKIYFLQGFEFGDPGQKITIDMSQAHVWDQSGVAALDQVIRKLSKAGSDVKVEGLNKESLDLFERLGGQEPIHA, encoded by the coding sequence ATGACAAAACGATCGAAAACATCACTAAAACAAGATTGGTTTGGAAGTCCTAGAAAAGACATCCTCTCAGGTCTGGTAGTTGCATTCGCAATGATTCCTGAAGCGATTGCCTTCTCTGGAATAGCTGGTGTAGATCCAAAAGTCGGACTGTTTGGAGCGTTTTGCCTTTCAATCACTATCGCTTTTGTGGGTGGAAGAAATGCGATGATCACATCCGCTACTGGTTCAACAGCCCTACTTATGACAGGGGTAGTTGTAACTGGTGATGCTCAAGGGCCTGGAGTTGGACTTTCTTATTTAATAGCTGCTGGACTTTTAACAGGAGTATTTCAAATCCTATGGGGATATCTCAGGTTGGCTTACCAAATGAGATTTGTGCCCCAAGCTGTACTTAGTGGTTTTGTAAATGCTCTCGCACTTCTTATATTTCAGGCGCAACTACCTCAACTTGGAATTGACTTACTTCACGGGGAGGGATCTGGTGGGTCAATTTTGCCATTCAGCCAAATTCCAATTGTCTGGTTGCTTGTGGGTTTGGGCCTTTTAATTATCTACGGCTTACCAAAGCTAACAAGAGTTCTTCCATCACAATTAGTAGCCATTGCAATACTTACGATTATCACAGTTTCCTTTGATATCAACATTCCAACAGTACAAAGCCTGGGCGAACTTCCTGAGGGGCTTCCAAGCCTGTCGTTACCTTTTGGTTCCATTGAGCAGGGCAAAGTACCATTCAATATGGAGACATTGGGCATCATTCTTCCTACAGCGTTGGCAATATCGCTGGTGGGATTAATGGAAACTTTTCTGACTCAAGATATACTTGATGACATTACATTAACGAGTTCAGATAAGAACACAGAAGCCAAGGGTCAGGGCATAGCTAATTTAGTATCCTCATTCTTTGGAGGTATGGCTGGCTGTGCATTAGTGGGTCAATCAGTTATGAATATAGAGAATGGTGCAAGAACAAAACTCTCTACTTTATTTTCTGGCTTAAGCTTATTACTAATGATCCTCATTGGAAAAGCCTGGCTATATAAAATTCCAATGGCTGCTTTAGTAGCTGTAATGATTGCAATTTCAATAAGTACAGCTGATTTAGTTGGTTTAAGGAATATTAGAAAAATTCCAAGAAGTGACACAGCCGTAATGCTTATGACCTTTGCCGTAACGATGCTTACGACACCGCACAACCTTGCATTAGGAGTACTTGCTGGAGTTGCTCTAGCTGGAATACTTTTCAGCAGAAAAGTAGCAAAGGTAATAAAAGTACAGAAACATGAGATCAATCAAAATGAAATAACCTATGAAGTAATAGGTCAATTATTTTTTGTAAGTAAAATATATTTCTTACAAGGATTTGAATTTGGAGACCCAGGACAAAAAATAACAATTGACATGAGTCAAGCGCATGTCTGGGACCAAAGCGGAGTTGCAGCACTAGATCAGGTAATAAGAAAATTAAGTAAAGCGGGCTCAGACGTTAAAGTCGAAGGGCTCAACAAAGAAAGCCTGGATCTATTCGAGCGGCTAGGAGGCCAGGAACCCATTCATGCCTAA
- a CDS encoding amino acid ABC transporter substrate-binding protein, with amino-acid sequence MNIKLFSLLVGLLFTGTGCATLEAGRTSRLDIIQRRGELNCGISGKISGFSYLHKDGSYKGFDVDICKAMAAAFLGNSALVNFRPLTAPERFTALRTGEVDLLSRNTTINLSRDSKGGNGVTFAPIVFHDGQGLMVRKSSGIRTIGQLRNSFICVGSGTTTEQNLNDTFQEKGIKYKPIKYQDASQVTQGYLQKRCKAMTSDRSQLAAAKAGFPSKERGKHIILSDMISKEPLAPASLGGDEKLSDAIRWVIYALLAAEEYGINKNNIQDKLIQAESDKSLSSLRRLLGIDGKLGSKLGLSDNFVVKIISSTGNYGEIYDRNLGPMSNVSIPRSRNNLYTNGGLLFAPPLK; translated from the coding sequence ATGAATATAAAACTATTCTCTTTGCTTGTAGGCCTTCTTTTCACAGGTACGGGTTGTGCGACTTTAGAAGCTGGTAGAACATCACGCCTAGATATTATTCAAAGGCGTGGCGAATTAAATTGTGGAATTAGCGGCAAAATAAGCGGATTTAGTTATTTACATAAAGACGGATCATACAAAGGCTTTGATGTTGATATATGTAAGGCTATGGCAGCAGCATTTCTAGGAAATAGTGCCCTAGTTAATTTTCGTCCGTTAACAGCACCAGAAAGATTCACTGCACTAAGAACAGGTGAAGTCGACTTACTCTCTAGGAATACAACTATAAACCTTAGTAGAGATTCAAAAGGTGGTAATGGAGTTACATTTGCACCTATTGTTTTTCACGATGGCCAGGGCCTAATGGTAAGAAAATCCTCAGGAATAAGAACAATAGGCCAGCTAAGGAATAGTTTCATTTGTGTAGGTTCAGGTACGACGACTGAGCAAAATCTTAATGACACTTTCCAAGAAAAGGGAATAAAATATAAACCAATTAAATATCAGGATGCAAGCCAGGTCACTCAAGGGTACCTACAGAAACGTTGTAAAGCAATGACATCCGATCGATCACAATTAGCAGCCGCAAAAGCAGGCTTCCCATCAAAAGAAAGAGGTAAGCATATAATTTTATCCGACATGATTAGTAAAGAGCCATTAGCACCTGCATCTTTAGGAGGCGATGAAAAGTTAAGTGATGCAATCAGATGGGTCATTTATGCACTATTGGCTGCAGAGGAATATGGTATTAACAAAAATAATATTCAAGATAAGCTAATTCAGGCAGAGTCAGATAAAAGTCTAAGCTCACTCAGAAGACTACTGGGCATTGACGGAAAGCTTGGATCGAAGCTAGGACTATCTGATAACTTTGTAGTTAAAATCATCAGCAGCACAGGTAATTATGGAGAGATTTATGATAGGAATCTTGGGCCAATGAGTAATGTAAGTATACCTAGGTCAAGAAACAACCTCTATACGAATGGTGGCTTGTTATTTGCTCCGCCATTAAAATAA
- a CDS encoding ABC transporter permease subunit (The N-terminal region of this protein, as described by TIGR01726, is a three transmembrane segment that identifies a subfamily of ABC transporter permease subunits, which specificities that include histidine, arginine, glutamine, glutamate, L-cystine (sic), the opines (in Agrobacterium) octopine and nopaline, etc.), with product MKLSNSILIQFVFGIFLFSLLGILINNLIVNLIVTDMGISFNWLGTTAGFALSESSLPYEASDTYLWALINGLVNSLKVIFAGLCISTIIGIFAGVARLSGNLLLRHVSNLYVLLIRQIPLLIQLLFWYFVAILGLSETPIEILAGGLKLSNQGLSLFGVTVSAEFSSILIGLSIFTGAYIAEVVRGGLNSVDKGQWEAFKSLGLSQSIGLRKIIIPQALPAIIPGLTSQYLNLAKNSTLAIAVGYADIYAVSDTTITQTGRAIEGFAMLLCTFLIINLLITRAMNFVNNLCIKINTK from the coding sequence ATGAAGCTTTCAAATTCCATTCTTATTCAATTTGTTTTTGGGATATTCTTATTTTCCCTTTTAGGTATATTAATAAATAATTTAATTGTTAATTTAATAGTTACTGATATGGGTATTAGCTTCAACTGGTTAGGAACCACAGCAGGTTTTGCTCTTTCCGAATCATCCTTGCCATACGAAGCCTCTGACACATATTTATGGGCCCTAATTAACGGCCTAGTCAATAGTCTAAAAGTCATATTTGCTGGTCTCTGTATTTCAACAATTATAGGTATATTTGCTGGCGTAGCAAGACTAAGCGGCAACCTGCTGCTTAGGCATGTTTCGAATCTTTATGTGCTACTAATCAGGCAAATACCACTACTTATCCAGCTATTATTCTGGTACTTTGTTGCAATATTAGGTTTATCAGAAACACCTATTGAAATCCTAGCTGGTGGATTAAAGCTCTCTAATCAAGGTTTATCATTATTTGGAGTAACAGTTAGTGCAGAATTTTCTTCTATACTAATTGGTCTAAGCATTTTTACAGGTGCATATATTGCTGAGGTTGTAAGGGGCGGTCTCAACTCTGTAGACAAGGGACAATGGGAGGCATTTAAAAGCCTTGGATTGAGCCAAAGTATAGGCTTGCGAAAAATTATAATACCTCAAGCCTTACCAGCAATAATACCAGGACTAACAAGTCAATATCTAAATCTTGCCAAGAATAGTACACTGGCAATTGCAGTGGGCTATGCTGATATATATGCTGTAAGTGATACAACTATCACTCAAACAGGTAGGGCCATTGAGGGATTCGCAATGTTATTATGTACTTTCCTTATCATCAATTTACTGATAACAAGAGCCATGAATTTTGTCAACAATCTCTGCATTAAGATAAACACCAAGTAA
- a CDS encoding amino acid ABC transporter permease, translating into MNILKSIKKNLLSSPVDILISTCIISMGIYIFNRTIGWISNRADWSVVYENIDLFAFGSYPASERYRPLLWIIAILVLTLFTLNSKRTEKTSKALTIAWLLFLPIGLFIISGGIFLTPVATSAWGGLTLTLVLTLCSCAISLPLGICLALGRQSKGYFINNLSRIYIDTMRSFPLITVLFFGQLLIPLFLPIDLDINRVLRAIIAFAFFASAYIAEDIRGALQAIPKTQEEASIALGLTKRQTLSWIILPQALIIAIPALTNQAIGLLQNTSLMAILGLVELLGVSRSLLANPDYIGNYLEVYVFLAIVYWMAGLVLSLLARHLEKQFSH; encoded by the coding sequence ATGAATATTCTAAAGTCAATCAAAAAGAATCTTCTTTCTAGTCCGGTAGACATCCTTATCTCTACTTGTATTATATCAATGGGCATATATATATTTAATAGGACAATAGGTTGGATCTCAAATAGAGCTGACTGGTCAGTAGTCTACGAAAACATAGATTTATTTGCTTTTGGAAGCTATCCAGCTTCAGAGAGGTATAGACCGCTTTTATGGATTATAGCCATACTAGTACTAACTCTATTTACCTTAAATTCAAAAAGGACAGAAAAGACATCAAAGGCCTTAACAATTGCTTGGTTATTGTTCTTACCTATAGGCCTCTTCATTATAAGTGGCGGAATTTTTCTAACCCCTGTAGCAACTTCAGCATGGGGAGGCCTTACTCTAACTCTGGTACTTACATTATGTAGCTGTGCTATCTCTTTGCCGCTGGGAATTTGTCTTGCTTTAGGGCGGCAGAGTAAGGGATATTTCATAAATAATCTGTCTAGAATATATATAGATACTATGAGATCATTTCCATTAATAACAGTTTTATTCTTTGGGCAACTATTGATACCATTATTCCTGCCAATTGATTTAGATATAAATAGAGTTTTACGAGCTATTATTGCATTTGCATTCTTCGCATCCGCTTATATAGCTGAGGATATAAGGGGGGCATTACAAGCTATTCCAAAAACTCAAGAGGAGGCCTCAATCGCACTAGGTTTAACAAAACGACAAACTCTTAGTTGGATAATACTTCCTCAAGCCCTAATAATAGCCATACCTGCACTGACTAACCAAGCAATAGGACTTTTACAAAACACTAGCCTGATGGCAATATTAGGCCTTGTAGAACTTCTAGGGGTCAGTAGAAGCCTCTTGGCTAATCCTGATTATATAGGAAATTACTTAGAGGTATATGTGTTCTTAGCTATTGTGTATTGGATGGCTGGCCTAGTGTTATCCCTACTGGCAAGACATCTAGAAAAGCAATTCTCCCATTGA
- a CDS encoding amino acid ABC transporter ATP-binding protein — translation MSTAIKAENLSKSFGGTFHALDNVSLDVYKGEVLVVMGPSGSGKSTLIRTFNGLEGIDRGRLEVLGIPIGPNNEERNIREIRKRVGMVFQQFNLFPHLTVQQNITLAPIKVKGQTHVEANSNAIKLLELMGITEQAEKYPSQLSGGQQQRAAIARALALEPDLMLFDEPTSALDPERVKEVLDAMRVLAKQGMTMVVVTHEIGFAKDVADRVVFMDEGKVVETSSPQSFFNNASEERSRRFLNQVM, via the coding sequence ATGAGTACTGCAATTAAGGCCGAAAATCTAAGTAAAAGCTTTGGAGGTACCTTTCATGCTCTTGATAATGTTTCACTTGACGTTTATAAAGGAGAAGTACTTGTAGTAATGGGTCCCTCAGGTTCTGGAAAAAGTACTCTCATAAGAACCTTTAATGGGCTTGAAGGTATAGACAGGGGAAGACTAGAAGTGCTCGGTATCCCTATAGGGCCAAATAATGAAGAGAGAAATATTAGAGAGATAAGAAAACGAGTCGGTATGGTGTTCCAGCAATTTAATTTGTTTCCTCACCTTACTGTTCAACAAAACATAACTTTAGCCCCGATAAAGGTTAAAGGGCAAACTCATGTTGAGGCAAATTCAAACGCAATAAAATTACTAGAACTAATGGGTATAACTGAACAGGCAGAAAAATACCCAAGTCAATTAAGTGGAGGACAACAACAAAGAGCAGCAATAGCAAGGGCCCTTGCTCTTGAACCAGATCTAATGCTTTTTGATGAACCTACAAGCGCGTTAGATCCCGAGCGTGTAAAGGAGGTATTAGATGCAATGAGAGTTCTCGCAAAGCAAGGTATGACGATGGTTGTAGTTACACATGAGATTGGATTCGCAAAGGATGTAGCCGATCGAGTGGTTTTTATGGACGAAGGAAAAGTTGTGGAGACCTCGTCACCACAGAGTTTCTTTAATAACGCAAGCGAGGAACGAAGCAGGCGATTCTTAAACCAAGTAATGTAG
- a CDS encoding type I antifreeze protein has product MAYNEFTIVAGGLAHVPIVIGLFKFFDGTTAKGYEAEKAAREAAEAKAKVEAEAKAAAEAKAKADAAAKAKAKADAKAKADAEAAAKAKAEAESASD; this is encoded by the coding sequence ATGGCTTACAACGAATTCACAATCGTCGCTGGTGGACTTGCTCACGTTCCAATTGTCATCGGGCTTTTCAAGTTCTTTGATGGCACCACTGCAAAAGGGTACGAGGCAGAGAAGGCTGCAAGAGAAGCTGCTGAAGCTAAAGCAAAGGTTGAGGCCGAAGCCAAGGCTGCTGCCGAAGCAAAAGCCAAAGCTGATGCAGCCGCTAAGGCTAAAGCTAAGGCTGATGCGAAGGCTAAGGCTGATGCGGAAGCGGCAGCTAAAGCAAAGGCAGAAGCAGAATCTGCATCAGATTAA